The Glandiceps talaboti chromosome 1, keGlaTala1.1, whole genome shotgun sequence genome has a segment encoding these proteins:
- the LOC144439788 gene encoding metalloproteinase inhibitor 2-like, with the protein MASTWLQLILCVVLVLCCHFQVSNSCSCMSQHPQEQCCNADYVIRAKVMKSRVVIPTAPPPPPTDIVDYDTDDNFNLTLGNDSIVTPPEDVAMDTDYYSSYSDTSPDAARVWTVRITKVYKGKQGDLKSGREVELWTPVEDATCGIEYLKKGAFYVFTGSFGSFYSDVLNINMCDWVVEWKSLTRKQKKGIKSTYLKNCQCEIYTCTLTDICMSIRSGTMFPPGWSDNEDDIDGCIAHAYSYCFVQHSACVPRKDGKCGWEMGKDTKKCMST; encoded by the exons ATGGCAAGTACATGGTTGCAACTCATTCTGTGTGTGGTTCTAGTTCTCTGCTGTCACTTCCAAGTGTCAAACTCATGTTCATGCATGTCACAACATCCACAAGAACAATGCTGCAATGCTGACTATG TGATCAGGGCCAAGGTTATGAAGTCAAGAGTTGTCATTCCAACGGCACCTCCACCACCCCCAACAGACATTGTAGACTACGACACAGACGACAATTTCAATTTGACACTTGGCAATGACAGTATTGTGACACCCCCTGAagatgttgccatggatactgATTATTATTCCTCCTATTCCGATACTTCTCCTGATGCTGCTAGAGTGTGGACAGTCAGGATAACAAAGGTGTACAAAGGAAAGCAGGGAGACTTGAAGTCAGGACGGGAGGTAGAATTATGGACTCCAGTAGAAGATGCAACATGTGGTATAGAGTACTTAAAGAAAGGAGCATTCTATGTGTTCACAG GTTCATTTGGGAGTTTTTATAGTGATGTGCTAAATATTAATATGTGTGATTGGGTCGTAGAATGGAAATCACTAAccagaaaacaaaagaaaggcATAAAGTCCACCTATTTAAAAAATTGTCAATGTGAG ATCTACACCTGTACACTAACGGATATTTGTATGTCTATAAGAAGTGGGACAATGTTTCCACCAGGCTGGTCAGACAATGAGGACGACATTGACGGCTGTATTGCCCATGCTTACAGCTATTGTTTTGTACAACACTCTGCATGTGTTCCACGGAAAGATGGAAAATGTGGTTGGGAAATGGGAAAGGACACAAAGAAATGTATGAGTACTTAA